One Fusobacterium ulcerans DNA segment encodes these proteins:
- the pglZ gene encoding BREX-1 system phosphatase PglZ type A, giving the protein MEIEKIKEMLEYRFSLTPVYPKKRHIIFWYDNDRAFKDVMEELRLENIKIIILTKEMNKKGEMIDTNIFKTKYTLEIADIESNYLIYSEYPKPKDNENYLLDIEFYSEFFEADKSAMIIEELKLDRTDYKLSKIIKDHLEFFASKERKEKLKKVINDIDNMNENKLKMSILASISGSKSIEILEILKNLIINKNKLEIVEKWMGLKYLYNQIKKKFDIDVNNFKQFLKILLVVHFYRGIQQKPHINLEKYYIGKTNEIYLFVESLLQNNQINKMIKEEFYNLSLEINIKDRIDELELESSVQGIGIEYFDQIVIKDIVERLTLGFKEFDIYQKYIEIRLDNSLWREKYFYFYKALFAAINILRLKETVTVKERSNINEVFIDYTSEYYMIDKYYREFYYSYDNGKNNELYGILDELEDRIAYFYEKEYLEILLEIWSNHISEREKLPQQKNFYKEHITKADTRVAVIISDALRFEVGNEIAKKLMKEANTKEIILNSMITELPSITSIGMANLLPFGSQKKIDLIEKKIFIKNINTLNTENREKILKLSCGESVAITFDRFKNKSRGEQEEYIKGKKVIYIYHDNIDAIGDKGKTENRAFEACHITIEDITGLSKTLSSLGIVNIYITSDHGFLYERKEIAEYDKIELSNQEYFSIGKRYALYSNYVEEKGCITLNVNDLYGIFPIKNQRIKSLGNGLQFVHGGISPQEMIVPLIHYKSGVNSKKSSKVGVRIKESVWKITSNLTKFTIYQLEPVSIKGKIIERDIVAALYTELGIKVSDEFKVRLNATEENFQYNFRLTLSGEHKKVFLKISDIESGDILDSKEYNVNLGIASDFDF; this is encoded by the coding sequence ATGGAAATTGAAAAGATAAAAGAGATGCTTGAATATAGATTTAGTCTAACTCCAGTATACCCTAAAAAAAGACATATAATTTTTTGGTATGATAATGATAGAGCATTTAAAGATGTAATGGAAGAATTAAGGTTAGAAAATATAAAAATCATTATTTTGACAAAAGAAATGAATAAAAAAGGGGAAATGATTGATACTAATATATTTAAAACAAAGTATACATTAGAAATAGCAGATATTGAATCAAATTATTTAATATATAGTGAGTATCCAAAGCCAAAAGATAATGAAAATTATCTTTTGGATATAGAATTTTATTCAGAATTTTTTGAAGCTGATAAATCTGCAATGATAATAGAGGAATTAAAATTAGATAGAACAGATTATAAATTAAGTAAAATTATTAAAGACCATTTAGAATTTTTTGCTAGCAAAGAAAGAAAAGAAAAATTAAAAAAAGTGATAAATGATATAGATAATATGAACGAAAATAAATTAAAAATGTCTATATTAGCTAGTATTTCTGGATCTAAAAGCATAGAGATACTGGAGATATTGAAGAATTTGATTATAAATAAGAATAAATTAGAAATAGTAGAAAAATGGATGGGACTAAAATATCTATATAATCAAATAAAGAAAAAATTTGATATAGATGTAAATAATTTTAAACAATTTTTAAAAATACTTTTAGTAGTACACTTCTATAGGGGGATACAACAAAAACCTCATATAAATTTAGAAAAATATTATATAGGTAAAACAAATGAAATTTATCTTTTTGTGGAATCTTTATTACAAAATAATCAAATTAATAAAATGATAAAAGAAGAGTTTTATAATCTAAGTCTAGAGATAAATATAAAAGATAGAATAGATGAGTTAGAATTAGAAAGCAGTGTTCAAGGGATAGGAATTGAATATTTTGATCAAATTGTTATTAAAGACATTGTAGAAAGATTAACTCTTGGATTTAAAGAATTTGATATATATCAAAAGTATATTGAAATAAGGTTAGATAATAGTTTATGGCGAGAAAAGTATTTCTATTTTTATAAAGCATTATTTGCTGCAATAAATATTCTTAGACTAAAAGAAACAGTAACGGTTAAAGAAAGAAGTAATATAAATGAAGTATTTATTGACTATACAAGTGAATATTATATGATAGATAAATATTATAGAGAATTTTATTATTCTTATGATAATGGGAAAAATAATGAACTATATGGGATTTTAGACGAACTTGAAGATAGAATAGCATATTTTTATGAAAAAGAATATTTGGAAATTTTATTAGAAATTTGGTCTAATCATATTAGTGAAAGGGAAAAATTGCCACAACAAAAAAACTTCTATAAGGAACATATAACAAAGGCTGATACAAGAGTTGCAGTTATTATTTCTGATGCACTAAGATTTGAAGTGGGAAATGAAATAGCTAAAAAATTAATGAAAGAAGCTAATACAAAAGAAATAATTTTAAATTCAATGATTACAGAACTTCCAAGTATAACTTCAATAGGAATGGCAAATCTTCTTCCATTTGGGTCACAGAAAAAAATTGATTTAATTGAAAAGAAAATTTTCATAAAAAATATAAATACTTTAAATACTGAAAATAGAGAAAAAATATTAAAGCTTAGTTGTGGAGAATCAGTTGCTATTACATTTGATAGGTTTAAAAATAAGAGCAGAGGAGAACAAGAAGAATATATTAAAGGTAAAAAAGTAATATATATATATCATGATAACATTGATGCTATTGGAGATAAGGGGAAAACTGAAAATAGAGCATTTGAAGCATGCCATATAACCATAGAGGACATAACAGGATTGTCTAAAACACTTTCTAGTCTTGGAATTGTAAATATTTATATAACAAGTGACCATGGTTTTCTTTATGAGAGAAAAGAGATAGCAGAATATGATAAAATTGAATTAAGTAATCAGGAATATTTTAGTATAGGGAAGAGATACGCATTATATTCCAATTATGTAGAAGAAAAAGGGTGTATTACTTTAAATGTAAATGATTTATATGGAATATTTCCCATAAAAAATCAAAGAATAAAGAGTCTTGGAAATGGATTACAGTTTGTTCATGGTGGGATAAGTCCACAAGAAATGATAGTTCCATTAATTCACTATAAAAGTGGAGTAAATTCTAAAAAATCTTCAAAGGTTGGGGTTAGAATAAAAGAAAGTGTGTGGAAAATAACTTCTAATTTAACAAAATTTACTATATATCAATTAGAACCTGTAAGTATAAAGGGAAAAATCATTGAAAGAGATATTGTTGCTGCTTTATATACAGAGCTTGGGATTAAGGTAAGTGATGAATTCAAAGTTAGATTAAATGCAACGGAAGAAAATTTTCAATATAATTTTAGATTAACTTTGAGCGGAGAGCATAAAAAAGTATTTTTAAAAATATCAGATATTGAAAGTGGAGATATTTTAGACTCAAAAGAATATAATGTAAATTTAGGTATTGCATCAGATTTTGATTTTTAG
- the pglX gene encoding BREX-1 system adenine-specific DNA-methyltransferase PglX: MNKNSLKIFAIEARKELMRKMEVRLKILGINKNNLDIPVILGSQVEVKGNLYSKSSYNKLIEKYKELGYDELIEESAYIWFNRLIALAYMEANKYIDEKMVFSNGSKIEPAIIDEYLEANFFQKLEREEQKKIHELKDKNTLESLEKMYSILVEEKCEELSSIMPFIFSKKGGYSDILFPSGLLMDNSVLVKLRYEIEESKENGLVPIELIGWLYQYYNSEKKNEVFEGLKKNKKITKENIPAATQLFTPKWIVKYMVENSLGKLAIESLGVDSEIKKNWKYYIETEKDINVEKIKIEDIKILDPAMGSGHMLTYSFDILFEIYENLGWSKKDAVLSIMKNNILGLEIDERAAQLASFAIMMKAKEKFPRLFKVLEKLDGEEKFKLNILVIKESNNISTRTRKLIAENSLKNLAIMLDNFYDAKEYGSILKIEDIDTKKLEEEFKSLNEILKNQGQTSMFRGNDILDGNIDEDFKKIKGMIHQQKIMADKYEVVITNPPYMSSSGMDEKLKKYVEKNYKNSKSDMFSLFIEKCEEFTKENMYTSMITMHSWMFLSSFENLRKNIIENTEIQNLTHLGTRAFADIGGEVLQTVAWVSKNKMPEISGNYIRLVDYNSAEWKENEFFNPLNKYKAYQKDFEKIPGNRLGYWLSKKEVKIISSSETMETISYPATGMQTGNNSYYTRDWSEVSINNINFKPSGYDFRDKKWALYQMGGDSRKWYGNLDSLINWKDNGKEVKNEKSAVIRNEKFFFKKGFSWKRITSGVNTIRLLKPDFIFDQAADSVFLKQDKNFLYTMSFFNMKIMKRIFEFIAPTLNLTSGTVKEIPIYFTEDLEVFKKINCLTEKCINISKQEWDFRETSWDFEKLSLIDGENLESAYDSYCNYWRNQFVQMHKNEEELNRIFINIYELQDEMDEKVEFEDITLLKKEATIKKIVTNSIQIEEGFEEMEKTSEGYLFNRGVELEFNKEELVKQFLSYTIGCIMGRYSIDKPGLIIANSDDNLIIEGNKVVIKGTDGEIRHEIEESRFFADVYGIIPVTEEEVFENDIVKKVIEFVKILYGEKNLKKNLEFIAEALGKKKDETAEEVLRKYFIKDFYDDHLQRYKKRPIYWMLNSGKKNSFSCLVYLHRYEENTIARMRTDYLTPYQEIIENQRSYYEKIVIDGKTIPKDKKIAEKKLKELENNLKELREYANEVKHIAEQKIVLDLDDGVKVNYEKFGKILRKI; this comes from the coding sequence GTGAATAAGAATAGCCTAAAAATATTTGCTATAGAAGCTAGAAAAGAACTTATGAGAAAAATGGAAGTTAGATTGAAAATACTTGGAATAAATAAAAATAATTTAGATATTCCAGTAATATTAGGAAGTCAAGTAGAAGTAAAAGGAAATCTATACTCTAAATCAAGTTATAATAAGTTGATTGAAAAATATAAGGAACTTGGATATGATGAATTAATAGAGGAAAGTGCATATATATGGTTCAATAGGCTTATAGCCTTGGCATATATGGAAGCAAATAAATATATAGATGAAAAAATGGTATTTAGTAATGGCTCAAAAATAGAGCCAGCAATTATAGATGAATATCTTGAAGCTAATTTTTTTCAAAAATTAGAAAGAGAAGAACAGAAAAAAATACATGAATTGAAAGATAAAAATACTCTAGAATCTCTAGAAAAGATGTATTCTATATTGGTAGAAGAAAAATGTGAGGAACTTTCATCTATTATGCCATTTATATTTTCAAAAAAGGGGGGATATTCTGATATACTCTTTCCTTCAGGATTATTAATGGATAATTCTGTTCTTGTAAAACTAAGATATGAAATAGAGGAATCTAAAGAAAATGGTTTGGTGCCAATAGAATTAATAGGTTGGTTGTACCAATATTATAACTCTGAAAAGAAAAATGAAGTTTTTGAGGGATTGAAAAAAAATAAAAAAATAACAAAGGAGAATATACCAGCAGCAACACAATTATTTACACCTAAATGGATAGTTAAATATATGGTAGAAAATTCATTGGGAAAGTTAGCTATAGAATCATTAGGAGTAGACTCAGAAATTAAAAAAAATTGGAAATACTATATAGAAACTGAAAAAGATATAAATGTTGAAAAAATAAAAATAGAAGATATAAAAATACTTGATCCAGCGATGGGGAGCGGCCATATGCTTACTTATTCTTTTGACATACTTTTTGAAATATATGAGAATCTTGGTTGGAGTAAAAAAGATGCAGTATTATCTATAATGAAAAACAATATATTGGGATTAGAAATAGATGAGAGAGCTGCTCAACTTGCTTCATTTGCAATAATGATGAAGGCAAAAGAAAAGTTTCCTAGACTATTCAAAGTATTGGAAAAATTAGATGGTGAAGAAAAATTTAAGTTAAACATATTAGTGATAAAAGAAAGTAATAATATATCTACAAGAACAAGAAAATTAATAGCTGAAAATTCATTAAAAAATTTAGCTATAATGCTTGATAATTTTTATGATGCTAAAGAATATGGAAGTATTTTAAAAATAGAAGATATAGATACAAAAAAGTTAGAAGAAGAATTTAAATCTTTAAATGAAATATTAAAAAATCAAGGTCAAACATCCATGTTCAGAGGAAATGACATTTTAGATGGAAATATAGATGAAGATTTTAAAAAAATAAAAGGAATGATACATCAGCAAAAAATAATGGCAGATAAGTATGAGGTAGTTATAACTAACCCCCCATATATGAGTAGTAGTGGAATGGATGAAAAATTAAAAAAGTATGTTGAAAAGAATTATAAGAATAGTAAAAGTGATATGTTCTCTCTATTTATAGAGAAATGTGAGGAATTTACTAAGGAAAATATGTATACCTCAATGATAACAATGCACTCTTGGATGTTTTTAAGTAGCTTTGAAAATTTAAGAAAAAATATTATAGAAAATACAGAGATACAAAATTTAACTCATTTGGGGACAAGGGCATTTGCAGATATTGGAGGAGAAGTACTTCAAACTGTTGCTTGGGTAAGTAAGAATAAAATGCCAGAAATATCAGGAAATTATATAAGATTAGTAGATTATAATAGTGCTGAATGGAAGGAAAATGAATTTTTTAATCCCCTCAATAAATATAAAGCATATCAAAAAGATTTTGAAAAAATCCCAGGAAATCGTTTAGGATATTGGTTGAGTAAAAAAGAAGTGAAAATTATTTCATCTTCGGAAACAATGGAAACTATATCATATCCCGCAACAGGAATGCAAACAGGGAATAATTCTTATTATACAAGAGATTGGAGTGAAGTCTCTATAAATAATATAAATTTTAAACCTAGTGGATATGATTTTAGAGATAAAAAATGGGCTTTATATCAAATGGGAGGAGATTCAAGAAAATGGTATGGTAACTTGGATAGCCTTATTAACTGGAAGGATAACGGTAAGGAAGTAAAAAATGAAAAAAGTGCTGTTATAAGAAACGAGAAATTTTTTTTCAAAAAAGGATTTAGTTGGAAAAGGATTACTTCTGGGGTAAATACAATTAGACTTTTAAAACCAGATTTTATTTTTGATCAAGCTGCTGATTCTGTTTTTCTTAAACAGGATAAAAACTTTTTATATACAATGAGTTTTTTTAATATGAAAATTATGAAAAGAATTTTCGAGTTTATAGCACCTACTTTAAATTTGACATCTGGAACTGTTAAAGAAATACCCATTTATTTTACTGAAGATTTAGAAGTTTTCAAAAAAATTAATTGTCTAACAGAAAAATGTATAAATATATCTAAACAAGAATGGGACTTTCGTGAAACTTCTTGGGATTTTGAAAAGCTTTCTTTAATTGATGGGGAAAATTTAGAATCAGCATACGATTCTTACTGTAATTATTGGAGAAATCAATTTGTCCAAATGCATAAAAATGAGGAAGAGCTAAACAGGATTTTTATAAATATATATGAATTACAAGATGAAATGGATGAGAAAGTAGAATTTGAAGATATTACATTATTAAAAAAAGAGGCAACTATAAAAAAAATAGTTACTAATTCCATACAAATAGAAGAAGGATTTGAAGAAATGGAAAAAACTTCAGAAGGATATCTATTTAATAGAGGAGTAGAACTGGAATTTAATAAAGAAGAATTAGTAAAACAATTTTTATCATATACTATAGGTTGTATTATGGGAAGATATTCAATAGATAAACCTGGACTTATAATTGCTAATTCCGATGATAACTTGATTATTGAAGGAAATAAAGTCGTTATAAAAGGGACAGATGGAGAAATTAGACATGAAATAGAGGAATCAAGATTTTTTGCTGATGTCTATGGAATTATTCCTGTAACAGAAGAAGAAGTTTTTGAAAATGATATTGTGAAGAAGGTAATAGAATTTGTGAAAATTCTATATGGAGAAAAGAACTTGAAAAAAAATCTTGAATTTATAGCTGAAGCTCTAGGAAAGAAGAAAGATGAAACAGCTGAAGAAGTATTAAGAAAATACTTTATAAAAGATTTTTATGATGATCATCTTCAAAGATACAAAAAAAGGCCAATTTATTGGATGCTGAACAGTGGTAAGAAAAATTCTTTTTCATGTCTTGTATATCTACATAGATATGAAGAAAATACTATTGCTAGAATGAGAACTGATTATCTTACACCTTATCAAGAAATAATAGAAAATCAAAGATCTTATTATGAAAAAATAGTTATAGATGGTAAAACTATTCCAAAGGATAAAAAAATTGCTGAGAAAAAATTAAAAGAATTAGAAAATAACCTGAAAGAACTAAGAGAATATGCAAATGAGGTAAAACATATAGCTGAGCAAAAAATTGTATTAGATTTAGACGATGGAGTAAAAGTTAATTATGAAAAATTTGGAAAAATATTAAGAAAAATATAA